The following are encoded in a window of Penaeus vannamei isolate JL-2024 chromosome 17, ASM4276789v1, whole genome shotgun sequence genomic DNA:
- the LOC113822411 gene encoding uncharacterized protein, translating into MEDLRTEWDAATNFSEGDVSERWWGTISRQYTEEGRVYHGHTYLAQMFSLYHQYQEKLTNAQAVALAIFFHKLEYNPRSGDSDTKNLERFEEFMAEAGEGQQESALATAVKSLLEASVSNLTEAHMMEGGSGADDVHYFLDFTMAVLGASVVEYDQYTTKIQAEYIHLPTTAYNQLRVKILKSLLLMPNIYATREFQKEREKTARENLQREIDNLQA; encoded by the exons ATGGAGGATTTAAGGACAGAATGGGATGCCGCAACCAACTTCTCAGAGGGGGACGTGAGCGAGCGCTGGTGGGGTACCATCAGTCGCCAATATACCGAAGAGGGTCGTGTGTACCACGGCCACACTTACCTTGCCCAAatgttttctctctatcatcaGTATCAAGAGAAACTTACCAATGCCCAGGCTGTAGCTCTAGCAATTTTCTTCCATAA ATTAGAATATAACCCAAGGTCGGGTGACTCGGATACCAAAAATTTGGAGAGGTTTGAAGAGTTCATggcagaagcaggagaaggacaACAG gagTCTGCACTTGCTACTGCAGTAAAATCATTACTCGAGGCATCTGTGAGTAATCTGACAGAGGCCCACATGATGGAAGGTGGATCTGGTGCAGATGATGTCCATTACTTCTTGGATTTCACAATGGCTGTTTTGGGAGCGTCCGTTGTGGAGTATGACCAGTATACAACCAAGATACAAGCAGAATACATCCATCTTCCAACAACTGCCTATAATCAGTTGAGAGTCAAA ATTCTAAAGAGTCTTCTGCTGATGCCTAATATTTATGCAACAAGAGAGTTTCAGAAAGAACGGGAGAAAACTGCACGAGAAAATCTGCAGCGCGAAATTGATAATCTTCAGGCTTAA
- the LOC113822408 gene encoding influenza virus NS1A-binding protein homolog B-like, with the protein MVTEGKIHNLVIEDSADVLHHRLGQLNQLRKSRHFCDVVLQVGSSEIHAHRSVLACASPYFFELFTAEDEHKSAREGRLLYKLNGGFDRDSIERLVNYAYTGCLEVPDPQVKAVFIASRRLKMENVTNACGEHLVANLSPETCLGIRAINGIAANAAFAERVDEYIQQQPDLVEVTRDALGVPKLQVTVIHKTQDEAAITGRALCNLVLEWLRKQLAEEDIQLDLLKEKKHMLYLNMDNSLHDCTEIQSGDLNDSEMVQDYKKMSRKLSQTNIKARRKSTTPQPSKPRLLLYSRSISDKDDSDQDSDWKVIAYSHVSETSWLAIVTLKGSVAVLSVQQKMGSSSPTNTPMTSRPSSMEKVDYYTVIPHMSSPKCASGTGNLNGRLLVCGGYDRGECLRAVESYNPQNNTWTAQPYMRQGRGRFDLTVLNGKAYAIGGCDGTRELNNVEVLEEHSTKWTSVAPLPLARSNTGVCSVDGKVFCIGGWNGQYGIKQCDMYDPAADKWQTIASLHIGRYQAGVASLVGKVYAAGGCDSWNCLNSVEVYDPVLDTWRFVAPMTTPRRGCGAEVFKGKLYVIGGSDGTQSLCSTEIYDPETNTWMPGPPMTTCRANVGVAVVNDKLYAVGGFSGKNFLNSTEYLDPETNEWTNFTPKPEFLKEGNLSLDVQKESSRSVKENGHNGTHEKQEFAEISKINHKEHDKVFENGVVNGHSDKDSSGIALGDQQVTNGH; encoded by the exons ATGGTGACCGAAGGAAAGATTCACAACCTGGTGATAGAGGACTCTGCCGACGTTCTCCACCACCGCCTCGGCCAACTCAACCAGCTGAGGAAGAGCCGACACTTCTGTGACGTCGTTCTTCAG GTGGGCAGTTCGGAGATCCACGCCCACCGCTCGGTCCTGGCCTGTGCCTCGCCCTACTTCTTCGAGCTTTTCACCGCCGAAGACGAACACAAGTCAGCTCGCGAAGGAAGG TTGTTATACAAGTTGAATGGAGGTTTCGATCGCGACTCCATAGAGAGGCTGGTGAACTATGCTTACACCGGCTGCCTTGAAGTCCCCGACCCGCAAGTGAAGGCCGTCTTCATTGCTTCTAGACGACTGAAG ATGGAAAATGTGACCAACGCCTGTGGAGAGCACTTAGTGGCCAACCTTTCCCCTGAAACTTGTCTCGGCATCAGGGCCATCAATGGCATCGCCGCCAATGCCGCTTTTGCTGAGCGGGTTGACGAGTACATACAGCAACAG CCTGACTTGGTTGAGGTGACAAGGGACGCCCTGGGGGTTCCCAAGCTACAAGTGACAGTCATCCACAAGACCCAGGACGAAGCAGCCATCACAGGACGCGCGCTCTGCAACCTTGTCCTTGAGTGGCTGAGAAAGCAGCTGGCGGAGGAGGACATTCAACTTGATCTGTTAAAGGAAAAG AAGCATATGTTGTACTTGAACATGGATAATTCCCTCCATGACTGCACAGAGATCCAGTCAGGTGACCTTAATGATTCAGAAATGGTTCAGGACTACAAGAAAATGTCCAGGAAACTCTCTCAGACAAACATTAAG GCTCGGAGGAAGTCGACCACACCGCAGCCTTCGAAGCCCCGCCTCTTGCTCTACTCGCGGAGCATCTCCGACAAGGACGACTCGGACCAGGACTCGGACTGGAAGGTCATCGCTTATTCTCATGTTTCCG AAACTTCATGGCTGGCCATAGTGACACTGAAAGGCTCGGTTGCTGTTCTGTCTGTGCAACAGAAAATGGGAAGCTCATCACCAACAAACACCCCCATGACATCCCGCCCATCCTCCATGGAGAAAGTCGACTATTATACAGTCATCCCCCACATGTCTTCACCAAAGTGTGCCTCCGGAACGGGTAACCTCAATGGGCGACTCTTGGTATGTGGCGGCTATGACCGCGGGGAGTGTCTTCGGGCGGTCGAGTCCTACAACCCGCAGAACAACACTTGGACAGCACAACCCTACATGCGCCAGGGAAGAGGACGGTTTGACCTGACAGTTCTGAATGGGAAGGCTTATGCAATTGGAGGCTGTGATGGTACACGAGAGCTTAATAACGTTGAGGTTCTAGAGGAACATTCTACAAAGTGGACCAGCGTTGCTCCTCTGCCTCTGGCTCGCTCCAACACCG GTGTCTGCAGTGTGGACGGCAAAGTGTTCTGCATAGGCGGGTGGAACGGCCAGTATGGTATTAAGCAGTGTGATATGTATGACCCTGCAGCTGACAAGTGGCAGACAATTGCTTCACTTCATATTG GCCGTTACCAAGCAGGAGTGGCATCCCTTGTAGGAAAGGTCTATGCAGCTGGCGGTTGTGACTCTTGGAACTGCCTGAACTCGGTTGAAGTTTATGATCCAGTACTGGACACATGGCGTTTTGTTGCACCAATGACAACACCAAGGCGGGGATGTGGAGCTGAAGTATTCAAAG GGAAATTGTATGTGATTGGCGGCTCCGATGGGACCCAGAGTCTTTGTTCAACTGAGATTTATGATCCAGAGACAAATACATGGATGCCTGGACCGCCCATGACTACATGCAGGGCcaatgttggtgttgctgttgtcaaTGACAAGCTGTATGCCGTTGGAGGTTTCTCTG GGAAGAATTTCCTCAATAGTACAGAGTACTTGGATCCTGAGACAAATGAATGGACCAACTTCACTCCCAAGCCTGAGTTTCTCAAGGAAGGCAATCTCTCTCTAGATGTACAAAAGGAGAGCAGCCGCAGTGTGAAAGAAAATGGTCATAATGGTACTCACGAAAAACAGGAATTTGCTGAAATCAGTAAAATCAATCACAAAGAACATGACAAAGTATTCGAAAACGGGGTTGTTAATGGGCACAGTGATAAGGACAGTAGTGGCATTGCTCTTGGAGATCAGCAGGTGACTAATGGGCATTAG
- the LOC138864575 gene encoding putative uncharacterized protein DDB_G0294196, with product MPGSETCLPTHAILFRVSRCHGAEITLPTQATLSETLLSAPVLEDLEIRPLSNRQQQQQQQQQQQQQQQQQQQQQQQQQQQQQQQQNTVKFTITHATFSISPSLLPPRKQHHTTATATNRNGISKAAQLSTTPNIGDKKGTDN from the exons ATGCCGGGGTCAGAGACGTGCTTGCCAACGCATGCGATCTTGTTCAGAGTCTCCCGCTGTCATGGCGCTGAGATCACTCTCCCAACGCAAGCTACTTTGAGCGAGACTTTACTTTCAGCTCCTGTACTCGAAGACTTAGAAATCCGGCCTCTTAGCAATCGT caacagcaacaacaacaacaacaacaacaacaacagcaacagcaacaacaacaacagcagcaacaacagcagcaacaacaacaacaacaacagcaaaatacagTTAAATTTACTATCACTCATGCCACATTCTCGATTTCACCATCCCTGCTGCCACCTCGAAAGCAACACCACACGACAGCAACAGCCACAAACAGGAACGGAATATCAAAAGCAGCGCAGCTCAGCACGACTCCGAATATCGGAGATAAAAAAGGGACCGATAATTAG